A genomic region of Streptomyces rimosus contains the following coding sequences:
- a CDS encoding PP2C family protein-serine/threonine phosphatase, which yields MSPFGQRVVCWLPLILLVAGLIFDSGTPERYTAAPFFSAAPLVAAPLYSLRSTAVTAVAAVAAETWVVTYHGGRDTNQSFTEGLTVLVVAILALGINRVVRMSDARLASVRDVAEAAQRAVLPTPAERIGGLAVAARYVAAQADARIGGDLYAVQDTPHGVRLIVGDVRGKGLEAVEAAVIVIGAFREAAEQEASLEAVAGRLERALQREGSRREGLDQFEGFTTAVLAELPSDEHAALRVLNRGHPAPLLFAPNGELCELTPKSPALPLGMSEVAGWPDRADETACPAGSILLLFTDGVTEARNRDGVFYDPVARLGGRVWSGLGPEALLDALVEDVAAHTGGETADDMALLAVQRPMRG from the coding sequence ATGTCGCCGTTCGGGCAGCGGGTCGTCTGCTGGCTGCCGCTGATCCTGCTGGTGGCGGGGCTGATCTTCGACAGCGGTACGCCCGAGCGCTACACGGCCGCGCCGTTCTTCTCCGCCGCGCCCCTGGTGGCGGCGCCGCTGTACTCGCTGCGCAGTACGGCCGTGACCGCGGTGGCCGCCGTCGCGGCCGAGACCTGGGTCGTGACGTACCACGGAGGGCGGGACACGAACCAGTCCTTCACCGAGGGGCTGACGGTTCTGGTGGTCGCCATCCTGGCGCTCGGTATCAACCGGGTCGTACGGATGAGCGACGCGCGGCTGGCCTCCGTACGGGACGTCGCGGAGGCTGCCCAGCGGGCCGTGCTGCCGACGCCCGCGGAGCGGATCGGCGGGCTGGCGGTCGCGGCGCGCTACGTGGCGGCGCAGGCGGACGCCCGGATCGGCGGCGACCTGTATGCGGTCCAGGACACCCCGCACGGCGTACGGTTGATCGTCGGCGACGTACGGGGCAAGGGCCTGGAGGCCGTGGAGGCCGCGGTGATCGTCATCGGGGCCTTCCGCGAGGCCGCCGAACAGGAGGCCAGTCTGGAGGCCGTGGCGGGGCGGCTGGAGCGCGCGCTGCAACGCGAAGGCAGCCGGCGGGAGGGCCTCGACCAGTTCGAGGGGTTCACCACGGCCGTACTGGCGGAACTGCCCTCGGACGAACACGCCGCCTTGCGCGTCCTCAACCGAGGCCATCCGGCACCGCTGCTGTTCGCGCCCAACGGTGAGCTGTGCGAGCTGACACCGAAATCTCCCGCGCTGCCGCTCGGCATGAGCGAGGTGGCGGGCTGGCCGGACCGGGCGGACGAGACGGCCTGCCCGGCGGGCTCGATCCTGCTGCTCTTCACGGACGGCGTGACCGAGGCCCGCAACCGCGACGGGGTCTTCTACGACCCGGTGGCGCGGTTGGGTGGCCGGGTCTGGTCCGGTCTGGGTCCGGAGGCGCTACTGGACGCGTTGGTGGAGGACGTGGCAGCGCACACGGGCGGGGAGACGGCGGACGACATGGCGCTGCTGGCCGTGCAGCGGCCGATGCGGGGGTGA
- a CDS encoding YDG/SRA domain-containing protein, whose translation MAKARSANPAYFGHPPNVVEGQWFEGHTALHAARVHRRPRMGIAGTAKGGVDSIILSGGYIDDVYGDKEIIYTGEGGLDRSARRLVADQTMSSPGNAGLLLNQALGYPVRVIRGLGIKRGKATKGYEYRGLYRVADHWMTIGKDGFRICQFKLLKLGPGEEAQPRPVDPVEGETTSLEEQVRRVVAREQRIRDSKVVAEVKEMYDNACQICGTRLVVSPGGDAYSEAAHIHALGKPHDGPDKTWNVLCLCPNCHVLFDRGALQLTDDFDVIDGLTQKFVRALHRKKEHHLRVDCVRQHRGRWANREEESVVAEEAEADSVDGQAELPL comes from the coding sequence ATGGCGAAGGCGAGATCGGCAAACCCCGCATATTTTGGACACCCCCCGAACGTTGTTGAGGGGCAGTGGTTCGAGGGGCATACGGCGCTGCACGCAGCACGGGTGCACCGGCGTCCCCGCATGGGAATCGCCGGAACGGCAAAGGGCGGCGTCGACTCCATCATCCTCTCGGGTGGCTACATCGATGATGTCTACGGAGACAAAGAGATCATCTATACAGGCGAAGGCGGGCTCGATAGGAGCGCCAGACGCCTCGTAGCTGACCAGACCATGAGCTCACCGGGCAACGCGGGCCTGCTGCTGAACCAGGCGCTCGGATACCCGGTCCGGGTGATCCGTGGGCTGGGAATCAAGAGGGGAAAGGCGACCAAAGGATACGAATATCGTGGTCTCTACCGGGTGGCAGATCACTGGATGACCATAGGGAAGGATGGCTTCCGGATCTGCCAGTTCAAGCTACTGAAACTGGGGCCTGGCGAAGAAGCACAGCCGCGACCAGTAGATCCTGTTGAAGGTGAGACGACCAGCCTTGAGGAACAGGTGCGTCGGGTGGTCGCGCGTGAGCAACGTATTCGTGACTCGAAGGTCGTCGCAGAAGTCAAGGAGATGTACGACAACGCGTGCCAGATCTGCGGGACCCGTCTCGTAGTGTCGCCGGGCGGCGATGCGTACAGCGAGGCAGCACACATCCATGCCCTGGGAAAGCCGCACGACGGCCCTGACAAGACATGGAACGTGCTGTGCCTCTGCCCAAACTGTCACGTGCTCTTCGATCGAGGAGCGCTGCAGCTTACTGATGACTTCGACGTCATCGACGGCCTCACTCAGAAGTTCGTCCGCGCGTTGCACCGAAAGAAGGAGCATCATCTGCGCGTGGATTGTGTGCGCCAGCACCGGGGCCGTTGGGCCAATCGGGAGGAAGAGTCGGTGGTCGCGGAGGAAGCTGAAGCCGACTCCGTTGACGGACAGGCGGAGCTTCCGCTCTGA
- a CDS encoding MFS transporter, producing the protein MKPNDKAGAGNGGGAAPGTTADRNTGNAGRADKHTTPTANTPTITTDVPARLDRLPWSRWHWMVVIGLGTVWILDGLEVTVVGNIAGRLSEQGSGLPISSAQVTGVAAALYVAGACSGALFFGRLTDLFGRKKLFLITLAVYLAATALTAVSFSSWWFFVFRFLTGFGIGGEYAAINSAVDELIPSAYRGRVDLLINGSFWLGAIGGSLLSIVMLNTAIFPMNVGWRLTFALGVVLGLVILLVRRHVPESPRWLFIHGRGEEADRLVASIEKQITDEKGAPLPEPEGEITIHPRKSIGFTEIARTVFSRYRRRAILGLALFVGQAFLYNAVTFGFGAILTAFFDVPTASTGYYFAVMAAGNFLGPLLLGKLFDTAGRRIMISGTYLLSGALLFATAWLFSAGHLTATTLTACWCVVLFFASAGASSAYLTVSEIFPMETRAMAIAFFYAVGTAAGGISGPLVFAGLTESGVVADTALAFCIGATLMCLAGLTAALLAVRAERRSLESIASPLSSAPGT; encoded by the coding sequence ATGAAACCGAACGACAAGGCGGGGGCGGGGAACGGCGGCGGGGCCGCACCCGGTACGACCGCGGACCGGAACACGGGGAACGCCGGCCGCGCGGACAAGCACACCACCCCCACTGCCAACACCCCCACCATCACCACCGACGTCCCCGCCCGCCTCGACCGGCTGCCCTGGTCCCGTTGGCACTGGATGGTGGTGATCGGCCTCGGCACGGTGTGGATCCTGGACGGCCTGGAAGTGACCGTCGTCGGCAATATCGCCGGCCGCCTTTCCGAGCAGGGCAGCGGTCTGCCCATCTCGTCCGCGCAGGTCACAGGCGTCGCCGCGGCCCTGTACGTGGCGGGGGCCTGTTCGGGCGCGCTGTTCTTCGGACGGCTCACCGACCTCTTCGGCCGCAAGAAGCTGTTCTTGATCACGCTGGCCGTCTACCTGGCCGCCACCGCCCTGACCGCGGTCTCCTTCTCCTCCTGGTGGTTCTTCGTCTTCCGCTTCCTGACCGGCTTCGGGATCGGCGGCGAGTACGCGGCGATCAACTCGGCCGTCGATGAGCTGATCCCGTCGGCCTACCGGGGGCGCGTCGACCTCCTCATCAACGGCAGCTTCTGGCTCGGCGCGATCGGCGGATCCCTGCTGTCCATCGTGATGCTGAACACCGCGATCTTCCCCATGAACGTCGGCTGGCGGCTGACCTTCGCGCTCGGCGTCGTCCTCGGCCTGGTCATCCTCCTCGTACGCCGCCATGTGCCGGAGAGCCCACGCTGGCTGTTCATCCACGGGCGGGGCGAGGAGGCGGACCGGCTCGTCGCCTCCATCGAGAAACAGATCACCGACGAGAAGGGCGCGCCGCTGCCCGAGCCCGAGGGCGAGATCACCATCCATCCCCGCAAGAGCATCGGCTTCACCGAGATCGCCCGCACCGTCTTCTCGCGCTACCGCCGGCGCGCCATCCTCGGCCTCGCCCTCTTCGTTGGCCAGGCGTTCCTCTACAACGCCGTCACCTTCGGCTTCGGCGCCATCCTGACCGCGTTCTTCGACGTGCCGACGGCGAGCACCGGCTACTACTTCGCCGTGATGGCGGCCGGGAACTTCCTGGGCCCGCTGCTCCTCGGCAAGCTCTTCGACACGGCCGGCCGCCGCATCATGATCTCCGGCACCTACCTCCTCTCCGGCGCCCTCCTCTTCGCCACCGCCTGGCTCTTCTCCGCGGGCCACCTGACCGCCACGACGCTCACCGCGTGCTGGTGCGTGGTCCTCTTCTTCGCCTCGGCCGGCGCCAGCAGCGCGTATCTGACCGTCTCGGAGATCTTCCCCATGGAGACCCGGGCCATGGCCATCGCCTTCTTCTACGCGGTCGGTACGGCCGCGGGCGGCATCAGCGGGCCTTTGGTCTTCGCCGGCCTGACCGAATCCGGCGTGGTCGCCGACACCGCACTCGCCTTCTGCATCGGCGCCACCTTGATGTGCCTGGCCGGCCTCACCGCCGCCCTACTGGCCGTACGCGCCGAACGCCGCTCCCTGGAAAGCATCGCCAGCCCGCTGTCCTCGGCCCCCGGCACCTGA
- a CDS encoding helix-turn-helix domain-containing protein — MAGSPTARRRRLAIELKRLREDNKLTCNDVGKALDWSGSKVNRLETGQGRVQPSDVDALCRFYETSDDLRELLKELAKQSKTRGWWHAYGSAVPSWFSVYVGLEAAASSLRTYECEFIPGLLQTESYARELHLATSQSPPGDVERMIAVRMKRQSLLTGPSAPSLWAIVHESALRHAIGDKEAMRAQYEHLLCVSQLSNITVQVLPFDAGSYPATGAYTILGFPEQEDPDIVYRDGLTDAVYLEQADDVARYTRSFDNLRALSLSPRRSNSVIRQLMA, encoded by the coding sequence ATGGCTGGTTCACCCACTGCACGCCGTCGCCGACTTGCGATCGAACTCAAACGACTTCGCGAAGACAACAAGCTGACCTGCAACGACGTGGGGAAAGCGCTGGACTGGAGCGGTTCCAAAGTCAACCGGCTGGAAACCGGTCAGGGCAGGGTGCAGCCATCGGATGTTGACGCGCTGTGTCGCTTCTACGAGACCAGTGATGATCTACGCGAGCTACTGAAGGAGCTCGCGAAGCAGTCCAAGACCCGAGGCTGGTGGCATGCGTACGGGTCGGCCGTTCCCTCATGGTTCTCGGTGTACGTCGGGCTCGAAGCAGCCGCTTCCAGTCTGCGCACCTATGAATGCGAGTTCATTCCCGGGTTGCTGCAAACAGAGAGCTACGCGCGAGAGCTACACCTGGCAACGTCACAGTCCCCTCCCGGCGACGTGGAGCGCATGATTGCCGTACGCATGAAACGACAGTCCTTGCTCACTGGGCCAAGCGCCCCCTCCCTCTGGGCCATCGTGCACGAGAGTGCACTGCGGCATGCAATTGGCGATAAGGAGGCGATGCGCGCTCAGTACGAACATCTGCTGTGCGTGAGCCAGTTGAGCAACATCACGGTGCAGGTTCTGCCATTCGACGCGGGAAGCTACCCCGCCACGGGGGCATACACGATCTTGGGCTTCCCCGAGCAGGAGGATCCTGACATCGTGTATCGCGATGGCTTGACCGACGCGGTTTACCTTGAGCAGGCGGATGATGTCGCACGCTACACGCGATCTTTCGACAACTTGCGTGCACTCTCCTTGAGCCCGCGGCGATCAAACAGCGTGATCAGACAGCTTATGGCGTAA
- a CDS encoding DUF397 domain-containing protein: MNKVSPSIWHKSSYSNGSGGNCIETSSILAGAILVRDSKHTEGPVLAFPRGTWRLFLDKVREASWG; the protein is encoded by the coding sequence ATGAATAAGGTTTCGCCCTCTATCTGGCACAAGAGCAGCTACAGCAACGGGTCGGGAGGCAACTGCATAGAGACATCCTCCATATTGGCTGGCGCGATACTGGTGCGTGACTCAAAGCACACGGAGGGCCCCGTACTCGCCTTCCCGCGGGGAACGTGGCGACTGTTCCTGGACAAGGTTCGAGAAGCGAGCTGGGGCTGA
- a CDS encoding PrsW family intramembrane metalloprotease, with amino-acid sequence MNPPQPPPLPPKPAYAPDPRYAASAASPAAAQWHYAPRRRPAPWHSRTARAIALFSLLALSGVIILAMVRQQTGTQGFLVGLGLAVFPVPVLIAGFCWLDRIDPEPRRNLVFAFAWGACAATLVALLANGLATNWLENNLSTLSPDDAQTWGATVFAPVIEESVKAAAVVLLFLFRRQNFAGVTDGLVLAGITATGFAFTENILYLGNAFGQDQSLGHTGLDSLTAGTFFVRIIMSPFAHPLFTMLTGLAFGIAATSYPHRRPLRLALPFLGLATAVLLHAIWNAATTLGDLGFLTVYGLFMLPVFAALTWLAVWARHRELLALRTYLPPYVTTGWLSPTEPISLSSLKTRSVARDIARRTQGPTAARAVTEYAATATTLAFLRRQAHRTGPTPTFPTQEQALLNHLWQHKPVAHPALLQALHTTHRPLYTPQSPPHPMASPSAIRIPPAPQNAPGPSSPRPPHDGSPPAA; translated from the coding sequence GTGAATCCGCCGCAGCCGCCTCCGCTTCCGCCGAAACCGGCGTACGCGCCCGATCCGCGCTACGCCGCCTCCGCCGCGTCGCCCGCGGCGGCGCAGTGGCACTACGCCCCGCGCCGCCGCCCGGCGCCCTGGCACAGCAGAACAGCGCGCGCCATAGCCCTGTTCTCCCTGCTCGCCCTCTCCGGCGTGATCATCCTGGCGATGGTCCGCCAGCAGACCGGTACGCAGGGTTTCCTCGTCGGTCTCGGCCTCGCCGTCTTCCCCGTACCCGTCCTGATAGCCGGCTTCTGCTGGCTGGACCGCATAGACCCCGAACCCCGCCGCAACCTGGTCTTCGCCTTCGCCTGGGGCGCCTGCGCCGCCACCCTCGTCGCGCTCCTGGCCAACGGTCTGGCCACCAACTGGCTGGAGAACAACCTCTCCACCCTCTCCCCCGACGACGCCCAGACCTGGGGCGCGACCGTCTTCGCCCCGGTCATAGAGGAGAGCGTCAAGGCCGCCGCGGTCGTCCTGCTCTTCCTCTTCCGCCGCCAGAACTTCGCCGGCGTCACGGACGGCCTCGTCCTCGCCGGCATCACCGCCACCGGCTTCGCCTTCACCGAGAACATCCTCTATCTGGGCAACGCCTTCGGCCAGGACCAGTCCCTCGGCCACACCGGGCTCGACTCCCTCACGGCGGGCACGTTCTTCGTCCGCATCATCATGTCGCCGTTCGCCCACCCGCTGTTCACCATGCTCACGGGCCTGGCCTTCGGCATAGCCGCCACCAGCTACCCGCACCGCCGCCCGCTACGCCTGGCCCTGCCCTTCCTCGGCCTGGCCACCGCCGTCCTCCTGCACGCCATCTGGAACGCCGCCACCACCCTCGGCGACCTCGGCTTCCTCACCGTCTACGGCCTCTTCATGCTGCCCGTCTTCGCGGCCCTGACCTGGCTCGCCGTCTGGGCCCGCCACCGCGAACTCCTCGCCCTGCGCACCTACCTCCCCCCGTACGTCACCACCGGCTGGCTCTCCCCCACCGAACCCATCTCCCTGTCCTCCCTCAAAACCCGCTCGGTGGCCCGCGACATAGCCCGCCGCACCCAAGGCCCCACCGCCGCCCGCGCAGTAACGGAATACGCCGCCACAGCCACCACCCTCGCCTTCCTACGCCGCCAAGCCCACCGAACCGGCCCCACCCCCACCTTCCCCACCCAAGAACAAGCCCTCCTGAACCACCTGTGGCAACACAAACCAGTGGCCCACCCAGCGTTGCTGCAGGCACTGCACACCACCCACCGCCCCCTCTACACGCCCCAGAGCCCGCCACACCCCATGGCGTCCCCCTCGGCCATACGCATCCCACCAGCACCCCAAAATGCCCCAGGCCCCAGCAGCCCCCGCCCTCCCCACGACGGCTCCCCGCCCGCAGCCTGA
- a CDS encoding DUF2332 domain-containing protein produces MVVNSARALADRYVNFAWYQARGQSDAHEELAARIGHDPEFCAHLARCLPDGEKQQPNLLLAAVRYLDGPYAEHGPRGDAAYRGWREWTLRHWDEVSAVIMRRRTQTNEPARCATLLPLFARLPQPLALLEVGASAGLCLYPDRYRYRYDERPEFGAPDSSAVLRCRTGPGTPVPDRVPDIAWRAGIDLNPLDPADPDDVRWLEALIWPGATDERLRSQRAAREAVRSAPRPRMVRGDLIDTLPALAAEAPPGATLVVFHTSVLAYLPLERREEFARLVRSVLQERDRLGHGPGHWISNEHHPVLPWIVPHRLVHPLPTTERLLTLALDERPVALTGQHGQSVQWL; encoded by the coding sequence ATGGTCGTCAACAGCGCGCGGGCACTGGCGGATCGATATGTGAACTTCGCCTGGTATCAGGCGCGCGGGCAGTCCGACGCCCACGAGGAGCTGGCCGCGCGGATCGGCCACGATCCCGAGTTCTGCGCCCACCTCGCGCGCTGCCTGCCGGACGGCGAGAAGCAGCAGCCCAACCTCCTGCTCGCCGCCGTCCGCTACCTCGACGGCCCCTACGCGGAGCACGGCCCGCGCGGCGACGCGGCGTACCGCGGCTGGCGCGAGTGGACCCTGCGCCACTGGGACGAGGTGAGCGCCGTCATCATGCGGCGCCGGACGCAGACCAACGAGCCGGCCCGCTGCGCCACCCTGCTCCCCCTCTTCGCCCGGCTGCCGCAGCCGCTCGCGCTCTTGGAGGTCGGCGCGTCGGCGGGCCTGTGCCTCTACCCGGACCGCTATCGCTACCGCTACGACGAGCGGCCGGAGTTCGGCGCGCCGGACAGCTCGGCGGTCCTGCGCTGCCGTACGGGGCCGGGCACCCCCGTACCCGACCGCGTCCCGGACATCGCCTGGCGCGCAGGCATCGACCTCAACCCCCTCGACCCGGCCGACCCCGACGACGTCCGCTGGCTGGAGGCCCTCATCTGGCCGGGCGCCACCGACGAGCGCCTACGGAGCCAGCGGGCCGCCAGAGAGGCGGTACGGTCCGCGCCGCGCCCCCGTATGGTGCGCGGCGACCTGATCGACACGCTGCCCGCGCTGGCGGCCGAGGCGCCGCCCGGGGCGACGCTCGTCGTCTTCCACACCTCCGTACTGGCGTACCTCCCCCTGGAGCGCCGCGAGGAGTTCGCCCGGCTCGTACGGTCCGTACTACAGGAGCGCGACCGCCTCGGGCACGGCCCCGGGCACTGGATCTCCAACGAGCACCATCCCGTTCTCCCGTGGATCGTCCCGCACCGGCTCGTGCACCCCCTGCCGACGACGGAACGGCTGCTGACCCTGGCCCTCGACGAGCGGCCGGTCGCCCTGACCGGTCAGCACGGCCAGAGCGTGCAGTGGCTGTGA
- a CDS encoding ATP-binding protein: MYFNHRTSRPEWSSNFIAKPEVVPDLRRLVRARLETWGLAEIEDTAELCVSELITNVIHHVGSGTPVTLSVTLSAAHLRIEVRDPLRERLPVLLSSVGFSETGRGLGLVGAMADRWGVVPTATGKTTWCEIASLVDAPCDGACCPELSKAEALLTLYDCVPSQGTALNGRLRVAASEEAAIALIVDLLYWLRAHGRDPEEVLDRAQMHFEGRLGGVAQWS; encoded by the coding sequence ATGTACTTCAACCACCGCACCTCACGGCCTGAGTGGTCCAGCAACTTCATCGCCAAGCCTGAAGTGGTCCCCGACTTGAGGCGACTCGTCCGTGCTCGCTTGGAAACGTGGGGGCTTGCAGAAATCGAAGACACTGCCGAGCTCTGTGTTAGTGAGCTGATCACTAACGTGATTCATCACGTCGGTTCGGGAACCCCCGTCACCCTTTCCGTCACGCTGAGCGCAGCTCACCTGCGTATCGAGGTCCGAGACCCTTTGCGTGAGAGGCTTCCCGTGCTCCTCTCCTCCGTTGGCTTCTCGGAGACGGGGCGTGGGCTCGGGCTCGTTGGCGCCATGGCGGATCGATGGGGAGTCGTTCCTACAGCCACCGGAAAGACCACCTGGTGTGAGATCGCTTCGCTCGTCGATGCGCCCTGTGACGGTGCGTGTTGTCCGGAGCTTTCCAAGGCTGAAGCGCTGCTCACTCTCTACGACTGCGTACCGTCGCAGGGCACCGCACTGAATGGTCGACTTCGCGTCGCTGCAAGTGAAGAGGCCGCGATCGCACTGATTGTTGACCTTCTCTACTGGCTTCGTGCTCACGGCCGCGACCCGGAGGAAGTTCTCGACCGGGCGCAGATGCACTTCGAAGGCCGGCTGGGAGGTGTGGCGCAGTGGAGTTGA
- a CDS encoding aldo/keto reductase: MTDTHTQKTLGSLSVSPLSLGGNVFGWSADEPQSFAVLDAYVEGGGNFIDTADVYSAWVPGNKGGESETVIGNWLASRGNRDQVVIATKVGAHPDHKGLAPATIKAAVDESLTRLRTDYIDLYYTHYDDESLDVSDFLPVLDELVKAGKVREIAASNISAQRLEAALTFSADENLARYVAVQPHYNLVSRETYEGELADTAARHGLGAVPYYALASGFLTGKYRPDSDVNSVRSEKAAQYLSTDRGRKVLAALDTVAAAHQAEHATVALAWLAAQPTVTSPIASARTVDQLPALLALSDLHLTNDDLTLLNEASA; the protein is encoded by the coding sequence ATGACCGATACACATACACAGAAGACCCTCGGCTCCCTGTCCGTCTCCCCGCTCTCCCTCGGCGGCAACGTCTTCGGCTGGTCCGCGGACGAGCCCCAGTCCTTCGCCGTGCTGGACGCGTACGTCGAGGGCGGCGGTAACTTCATCGACACCGCCGACGTGTACTCGGCCTGGGTGCCCGGCAACAAGGGCGGCGAGTCCGAGACCGTCATCGGCAACTGGCTCGCCTCCCGCGGCAACCGCGACCAGGTGGTCATCGCCACCAAGGTCGGCGCTCACCCGGACCACAAGGGCCTGGCCCCGGCCACCATCAAAGCCGCCGTCGACGAGTCCCTGACCCGTCTGCGCACCGACTACATCGACCTCTACTACACCCACTACGACGACGAATCCCTCGACGTCTCCGACTTCCTCCCGGTCCTCGACGAACTCGTCAAGGCCGGCAAGGTCCGCGAGATCGCCGCCTCCAACATCTCGGCGCAGCGCCTGGAAGCGGCCCTGACCTTCTCCGCCGACGAGAACCTGGCCCGCTACGTCGCCGTACAGCCCCACTACAACTTGGTTTCCCGTGAAACATACGAGGGGGAGCTGGCCGACACCGCCGCGCGCCACGGCCTCGGCGCCGTCCCGTACTACGCCCTCGCGTCGGGCTTCCTGACCGGCAAGTACCGCCCGGACAGCGACGTGAACAGCGTCCGTTCCGAAAAGGCCGCCCAGTACCTGTCCACCGACCGCGGCCGCAAGGTCCTCGCCGCCCTGGACACCGTGGCCGCCGCCCACCAGGCCGAACACGCCACGGTCGCCCTCGCCTGGCTGGCCGCCCAGCCCACGGTCACGTCCCCCATCGCCAGCGCCCGCACGGTCGACCAACTCCCCGCCCTGCTGGCCCTCTCCGACCTCCACCTCACCAACGACGACCTGACCCTCCTCAACGAGGCATCGGCCTGA
- a CDS encoding M23 family metallopeptidase, giving the protein MASNSPAGSVPEVPFGAAGAPSAAASHTSGIRIVPQATADPGAFEVDAVSAVGTAGAPFDSFEEWNPTEDSVRPVRGKHRVIGKQRGGLARGGTVLGVGVIAAVGAGGMASAEDRPPVPVSMPDLGGLADDLAAQLPEVTSLPGIGDLISGAPDSPGPDGVTEASAGPLTRAGLSRSEAEQGRGAGESLRDRILQQADRQESAAQDEERVAAEQAVGEQATRDAAADRQEADKAGAAKGAAEREAEAAARAKAEAERRAQLARSYVSPLTSYTLTAGFGQAGDRWVANHTGLDFAAPTGTPAKAVHGGTITQAGWTGAYGYRIVLTTDDGTELWFCHLSSIVRASGKVAAGEVIGRVGATGNVTGPHLHLEVRPGGGAPVDPKPWLREHGLDV; this is encoded by the coding sequence GTGGCGTCCAACAGCCCTGCCGGCTCGGTCCCCGAGGTGCCTTTTGGTGCTGCCGGCGCGCCATCCGCCGCCGCCTCGCACACCTCCGGCATACGCATCGTGCCCCAAGCGACCGCCGACCCCGGCGCGTTCGAGGTTGACGCGGTGAGCGCCGTTGGTACGGCCGGCGCCCCCTTCGACTCCTTCGAGGAGTGGAACCCGACCGAGGACTCCGTGCGCCCCGTACGCGGCAAGCACCGCGTCATCGGCAAGCAGCGCGGCGGACTCGCCCGCGGCGGTACGGTCCTGGGCGTCGGCGTCATCGCGGCGGTGGGCGCCGGCGGCATGGCGTCGGCCGAGGACCGGCCCCCGGTACCGGTGTCGATGCCCGACCTCGGCGGACTCGCGGACGACCTCGCGGCCCAGCTGCCGGAGGTCACGTCCCTGCCGGGCATCGGCGACCTGATATCCGGCGCGCCGGACTCCCCGGGCCCCGACGGCGTCACCGAGGCGTCCGCCGGCCCCCTCACCCGGGCCGGCCTCAGCCGCAGCGAGGCGGAGCAGGGCAGAGGCGCGGGCGAATCGCTGCGCGACCGCATCCTCCAGCAGGCCGACCGGCAAGAGAGCGCCGCGCAGGACGAGGAGCGCGTGGCCGCCGAGCAGGCCGTCGGCGAACAGGCCACGCGGGACGCGGCGGCGGACCGGCAGGAGGCCGACAAGGCCGGGGCCGCCAAGGGGGCAGCGGAGCGCGAGGCGGAGGCGGCGGCCCGCGCGAAGGCGGAGGCCGAGCGCCGCGCCCAACTGGCCCGCAGTTACGTATCGCCCCTCACCTCCTACACCCTCACCGCCGGCTTCGGCCAGGCGGGCGACCGCTGGGTGGCCAACCACACCGGACTGGACTTCGCCGCCCCCACCGGCACCCCGGCCAAGGCGGTTCACGGCGGCACGATCACCCAGGCCGGCTGGACCGGCGCGTACGGCTACCGCATCGTCCTCACCACGGACGACGGTACGGAGCTGTGGTTCTGCCACCTCTCGTCGATCGTGCGTGCCTCCGGCAAGGTCGCCGCCGGCGAGGTCATCGGCCGCGTCGGCGCCACCGGCAACGTCACCGGCCCGCACCTCCACCTGGAAGTACGTCCGGGCGGCGGCGCTCCGGTCGACCCGAAGCCGTGGCTGCGGGAGCACGGGCTCGACGTCTGA